In the genome of Rhodoligotrophos defluvii, one region contains:
- a CDS encoding enoyl-CoA hydratase-related protein translates to MTTQSSVRITRRGKISIVTLDRPKANAINIATSEALAAAFREFREDPELSVAIVTGAGEKFFCGGWDMNEAASGIKDSEEHGAGGFAGLHELLDCNKPVIAALNGLTVGGGWEIALACDLVLATPNTRFWFPEVQRGFIADAGGVQRLPRMLPKRIAMEVLLTGRWFELAEAEHWGMINAVVPANELLPRAIALAETICEGAPLSVQATKEVVRATEMLSDREALTGLAKLNLPIHRRMMASSDFIEGPTAFTEGRAPVWTGR, encoded by the coding sequence ATGACGACCCAATCATCGGTCAGGATCACGCGGCGCGGCAAGATCAGCATCGTCACGCTGGACCGGCCGAAGGCGAATGCCATCAACATCGCGACGAGCGAAGCCCTGGCGGCAGCGTTCAGGGAGTTCCGGGAGGACCCCGAGCTTTCCGTGGCGATCGTGACCGGCGCCGGCGAGAAGTTCTTCTGCGGCGGATGGGATATGAACGAGGCTGCCAGCGGGATTAAGGACAGCGAGGAACATGGGGCAGGCGGCTTCGCCGGGCTCCACGAACTGCTCGACTGCAACAAGCCGGTGATCGCCGCCTTGAACGGGCTGACGGTCGGCGGCGGCTGGGAGATCGCCCTGGCCTGCGACCTCGTGCTGGCAACGCCCAATACGCGCTTCTGGTTTCCGGAGGTTCAGCGCGGATTCATCGCGGATGCGGGCGGCGTGCAGCGCTTGCCGCGCATGCTGCCGAAGCGCATCGCCATGGAGGTGCTGCTCACCGGCCGCTGGTTCGAGCTCGCCGAGGCGGAACACTGGGGCATGATCAACGCGGTCGTCCCCGCGAACGAGCTGCTGCCGCGGGCGATCGCGCTGGCCGAGACGATCTGCGAAGGGGCGCCTTTGTCCGTTCAGGCGACCAAGGAGGTGGTGCGGGCCACCGAAATGCTGAGCGACCGCGAGGCGCTCACGGGCCTCGCCAAGCTCAACCTGCCCATTCACCGCCGCATGATGGCGTCGTCCGACTTCATCGAGGGCCCGACCGCCTTCACCGAGGGTCGTGCGCCAGTGTGGACCGGGCGGTAG
- a CDS encoding 3-keto-5-aminohexanoate cleavage protein: MADPKKTIITCAVTGSIHTPSMSPYLPVTPKEIAEQAIEAAQAGAAIVHIHARDPQTGEPASSPALYREIVTRISDGCDAVINITTGGGNNMSVEQRLAAAVELRPEICSLNMGSMNFPMHTLLRKYRAFRYEWERSYIEESRDFVFKSTFKDIEETIALLSPLGTRFEFECYDVGHLYTLAFFEREGSLNAPYAVQFVMGILGGIGASIEELVHMKSAADRLFADRYRFSVLAGGKAQMQIAAAGAAMGGNIRVGLEDSLYIAAGELAKSNAEQVRKAVRILTELSCPIATPEEARRILHLKGRGG, translated from the coding sequence ATGGCCGATCCGAAGAAGACCATCATCACCTGTGCGGTGACGGGCTCGATCCATACCCCCAGCATGTCGCCTTACCTGCCAGTGACGCCGAAGGAAATCGCCGAGCAGGCGATCGAGGCGGCGCAGGCGGGCGCGGCGATCGTGCACATTCACGCGCGCGATCCTCAAACCGGCGAGCCCGCATCGTCGCCCGCGCTTTACCGCGAGATCGTCACGCGCATTTCGGACGGTTGCGACGCGGTCATCAACATCACCACGGGCGGCGGCAACAATATGAGCGTGGAGCAGCGCCTGGCGGCGGCCGTCGAGCTGAGGCCGGAAATCTGCTCGCTGAACATGGGCTCGATGAATTTTCCCATGCACACGCTGCTCAGGAAATACCGCGCGTTCCGGTACGAATGGGAGCGCAGTTACATCGAGGAAAGCCGCGACTTCGTCTTCAAGAGCACCTTCAAGGATATCGAGGAGACGATCGCCTTGCTTTCGCCACTGGGCACGCGCTTCGAGTTCGAATGCTATGACGTGGGCCATCTCTACACCCTGGCTTTTTTCGAGCGCGAGGGCTCGCTGAACGCGCCCTATGCGGTCCAGTTCGTGATGGGGATTCTTGGCGGCATCGGCGCCTCCATCGAAGAGCTGGTCCACATGAAATCGGCCGCGGACCGGTTGTTCGCGGACAGGTACCGCTTTTCGGTCCTGGCGGGCGGCAAGGCGCAGATGCAGATCGCGGCCGCGGGGGCCGCAATGGGCGGGAATATCCGGGTCGGGCTCGAGGACAGTCTCTACATAGCGGCGGGCGAGCTCGCCAAGAGCAACGCCGAGCAGGTGCGCAAGGCGGTACGGATCCTCACCGAGCTGTCCTGCCCCATCGCCACGCCCGAAGAGGCGCGGCGCATATTGCACCTGAAGGGCAGGGGAGGTTAG
- a CDS encoding flavodoxin family protein, whose translation MAAAQICCLVASPRRDGNSHLLAQALAEGAREAGHSASTLFVDDFVAGFLRDCRSCRSADGTCSINDRYDELLLEHLLPAGAVAMAAPIYWYGLPAQLKCIIDRLVCYTSRAHPRSEDVMRGLAGKRYALLLSSEESSYGMSVGIVQQISDFSRYTHGSLVALLNAVGNRRGEIKHDPAEPLTAARRIGRDLFRLRATDYRIDTQRPGAVWGAGGDHP comes from the coding sequence GTGGCTGCGGCGCAGATCTGCTGCCTTGTCGCCAGTCCCCGGCGCGATGGCAATTCTCACCTTCTGGCGCAGGCCCTGGCCGAGGGCGCGCGCGAGGCGGGGCATTCGGCTTCCACGTTGTTCGTGGACGATTTCGTCGCCGGCTTCCTGCGGGATTGCCGTTCCTGCCGCAGCGCGGATGGCACATGCAGCATCAACGATCGCTATGACGAACTCCTGTTGGAGCACCTCTTGCCGGCAGGCGCCGTTGCCATGGCAGCGCCGATCTACTGGTACGGCCTTCCCGCCCAGCTCAAATGTATCATCGATCGCCTCGTCTGCTACACGAGCCGCGCCCATCCCCGGTCCGAGGACGTGATGCGGGGCCTGGCCGGCAAGCGCTATGCGCTTCTGCTGTCCTCAGAGGAAAGCAGCTATGGGATGTCGGTCGGCATCGTGCAGCAGATCTCGGATTTCAGCCGCTATACCCACGGCTCGCTGGTGGCCCTGCTGAACGCGGTGGGCAACCGCCGGGGCGAAATCAAGCATGACCCCGCAGAACCGCTGACTGCCGCGCGGCGGATCGGCCGCGACCTGTTTCGGCTGCGCGCCACGGACTACAGGATTGACACACAAAGGCCGGGCGCAGTGTGGGGCGCGGGAGGAGATCATCCATGA
- a CDS encoding ABC transporter ATP-binding protein, giving the protein MTCASPVSLPVMDRVERPQAVLSTFESVSKTYDGKIRVVADLDLEIMEGEFLTLLGPSGSGKTTTLMMLAGFEHPSAGDIRFQGASLLDVPAYRRNIGMVFQNYALFPHMTVAQNLAFPLLMRGVGKAEREKRVKAMLDMVRLPEALDRRPGQLSGGQQQRIALARALIFEPQLVLMDEPLGALDRQLREHMQLEIRHLHERLGITVVYVTHDQAEALTMSDRVAVFARGRIQQVAKPVDIYERPANAFVADFIGDNNRMQGVVRARNGHRYEVDCGGLTLLTISEAAHAIGDDVVVVFRPEDAVIGHPIPPMPNRMDVEVVEKIYLGDHLRLRCRAANRELVSVKISNKRGGGDLVPGRCAVLYWPAEHCRCLPIVDEIRPATAM; this is encoded by the coding sequence ATGACTTGCGCAAGTCCGGTCAGTTTGCCGGTAATGGACAGGGTTGAGCGCCCGCAGGCGGTGCTCTCCACCTTCGAGAGCGTGAGCAAGACCTATGACGGCAAGATACGGGTCGTTGCGGATCTCGATCTCGAGATCATGGAGGGCGAGTTCCTGACGCTGTTGGGGCCGTCCGGCTCGGGCAAGACCACCACCTTGATGATGCTGGCGGGCTTCGAGCATCCGAGTGCCGGGGATATCCGGTTCCAGGGCGCTTCACTGCTCGATGTGCCGGCCTATCGGCGCAATATCGGGATGGTCTTCCAGAATTACGCGCTCTTCCCGCACATGACCGTGGCACAGAATCTCGCCTTTCCGCTGCTCATGCGCGGGGTCGGCAAGGCGGAACGGGAAAAGCGCGTGAAAGCGATGCTCGACATGGTCCGGCTGCCGGAGGCGTTGGACCGCCGGCCGGGCCAACTTTCCGGCGGCCAGCAGCAACGCATCGCGCTCGCCCGCGCCCTGATCTTCGAACCGCAGCTGGTGCTCATGGATGAACCGCTCGGCGCGCTCGACCGGCAGCTGCGCGAGCACATGCAGCTGGAAATACGTCATCTGCACGAACGCCTCGGCATCACGGTCGTCTATGTGACGCACGATCAGGCGGAAGCGCTGACCATGTCCGACCGGGTCGCGGTCTTTGCGCGCGGACGCATCCAGCAGGTGGCCAAGCCGGTGGACATCTACGAACGGCCGGCCAATGCCTTCGTGGCCGATTTCATCGGCGACAACAACCGGATGCAGGGTGTCGTGCGGGCGCGCAACGGCCATCGCTACGAGGTCGATTGCGGCGGCCTCACGCTGCTCACCATATCGGAGGCGGCCCATGCCATCGGCGATGACGTGGTCGTGGTGTTCCGCCCGGAAGATGCCGTGATCGGGCATCCGATTCCGCCGATGCCAAACCGCATGGACGTGGAGGTGGTCGAGAAGATCTATCTAGGCGACCATTTGCGGCTGCGCTGCCGGGCTGCGAACCGGGAATTGGTATCGGTTAAAATTTCAAACAAACGGGGCGGTGGAGATCTGGTGCCGGGACGGTGCGCTGTTCTTTACTGGCCTGCCGAACACTGCCGTTGCTTGCCCATCGTTGATGAAATACGCCCGGCCACAGCAATGTAG
- a CDS encoding ABC transporter substrate-binding protein, whose product MHRAMVRSVIGVAFMAAGASANARDLTIVAWGGVGQEAQRAAFFDPYTKATGKVVLEDQTPVLAKIRSMVESGNVTWDLVDQESAEVMIGCEEGLFEKIDWSQIDRSKYAEHVHSDCGYGIYTAGNVLAYDGNRLKDNPPKSWADFFDTKKYPGKRGLWNTPKGALEVALMADGVPPAEVYKVLRTPEGVDRAFAKLDTIKPDILLWSSGSEFLSRLASGEYVMTYAWNGRIPTANKSDKKNLKIAWDAGYTYVTDQLAIVKGSPNAAQAMDYIKFIHQHPELQAEYAKRTYYSSTSLASLDYLSPEVKEQLPLIPERLKYGVAVDDEFWVENLDSLTERFNVWAAQ is encoded by the coding sequence ATGCACAGAGCAATGGTTCGATCTGTCATCGGCGTGGCTTTCATGGCCGCCGGAGCATCAGCAAACGCGCGCGACCTGACGATCGTCGCCTGGGGCGGGGTAGGGCAGGAGGCCCAGCGGGCGGCATTCTTCGATCCCTATACCAAGGCCACCGGCAAGGTTGTTCTCGAGGACCAGACGCCGGTATTGGCCAAAATCCGTAGCATGGTTGAGTCCGGCAACGTGACGTGGGACCTCGTCGATCAGGAATCGGCCGAGGTAATGATCGGCTGCGAGGAGGGTCTCTTCGAGAAGATCGACTGGAGCCAGATCGACCGTTCGAAATATGCCGAGCACGTCCATAGCGACTGCGGCTATGGGATCTATACGGCCGGAAATGTGCTGGCCTATGACGGGAATCGCCTCAAGGACAATCCGCCGAAGAGCTGGGCGGACTTCTTCGATACAAAGAAATATCCGGGCAAGCGGGGCTTGTGGAACACGCCCAAGGGTGCGCTGGAAGTGGCGTTGATGGCGGATGGCGTGCCCCCGGCGGAAGTCTACAAGGTGCTGAGGACCCCGGAAGGTGTCGACCGCGCCTTCGCCAAGCTCGACACGATCAAGCCCGATATCCTGCTCTGGAGTTCCGGATCCGAGTTCTTGAGCCGGCTGGCGAGCGGCGAATACGTGATGACCTACGCCTGGAACGGGCGTATCCCGACCGCCAACAAGTCGGACAAGAAGAACCTCAAGATCGCTTGGGATGCGGGCTACACCTACGTGACCGACCAGCTGGCGATCGTCAAGGGAAGCCCCAACGCCGCCCAGGCGATGGACTATATCAAATTCATCCACCAGCATCCCGAGCTGCAGGCCGAATATGCCAAGCGAACATACTACAGTTCGACAAGCCTCGCCTCGCTCGACTACCTCTCGCCGGAGGTGAAGGAGCAGCTGCCGCTCATTCCCGAACGCCTCAAATACGGGGTGGCGGTCGATGACGAATTCTGGGTGGAGAACCTGGACAGCCTGACCGAACGCTTCAACGTCTGGGCCGCCCAGTAG
- a CDS encoding ABC transporter permease yields the protein MNTSARATRLQFMGNAALIAPLLLFLTVFYFYPIAAFLFRSVSTQEVTNVIPRTTAALRNWDGEDLPEPAAYAALVADLNSSSQGAAILGRRLNALAPGLRTAVRKATSAAQDHGAATPSEVKAALIAADGRWGEPETWQLIRRETGPVTGTFLLAAVDLERGEQGLHTRGGGESLFVPIFLRTLAISLAVTIICTAIGYPVAWVIAQAPPRTATWLMLLVLVPFWLSILARTAAWVIVLQGSGPINSFLVWTGLASAPVPLIFNRFGVILVMVHVMLPFVVLPVVNAIRAIPKSYFQAAANLGAPPASAFLRVILPLTLPGIWAGAFIVFILSIGYYITPALVGGPSDQMISSFIAFYTNQSVNWSLASALSAWLLGGMLVLVMVSQRFVGPMIKRAT from the coding sequence GTGAACACGTCCGCGAGAGCAACCCGCCTTCAGTTCATGGGCAACGCAGCATTGATCGCACCATTGCTGCTCTTTCTCACCGTGTTCTATTTCTATCCCATCGCCGCCTTTCTGTTCCGCAGCGTGAGCACGCAGGAAGTCACCAACGTGATTCCCCGGACGACGGCGGCGCTGCGCAACTGGGACGGTGAAGACCTGCCGGAACCGGCGGCCTACGCAGCCCTCGTGGCCGATCTCAATTCATCCAGCCAGGGCGCTGCCATTCTGGGCCGCCGGCTCAACGCGCTGGCGCCCGGCCTGCGCACGGCCGTGCGCAAAGCCACCAGTGCCGCTCAGGATCACGGGGCCGCCACGCCGAGCGAGGTGAAGGCGGCACTGATCGCTGCCGACGGCCGATGGGGTGAGCCGGAGACATGGCAGCTGATCCGGCGCGAAACCGGTCCGGTCACCGGAACATTCCTGCTTGCCGCCGTCGATCTCGAGCGTGGCGAGCAGGGACTGCACACGAGAGGCGGCGGCGAGAGCCTGTTCGTTCCGATCTTCCTGCGCACATTGGCGATCTCCCTCGCCGTGACGATCATCTGCACCGCGATCGGCTATCCCGTCGCCTGGGTGATCGCACAGGCCCCGCCCCGCACCGCGACCTGGCTGATGCTGCTCGTGCTCGTGCCGTTCTGGCTGTCCATCCTGGCGCGGACGGCAGCCTGGGTCATCGTGCTGCAGGGCAGCGGCCCCATCAACAGCTTCCTCGTCTGGACGGGGCTTGCAAGCGCGCCGGTTCCCCTCATCTTCAACCGCTTCGGCGTCATCCTCGTGATGGTCCACGTCATGCTGCCCTTCGTGGTCCTTCCGGTGGTCAACGCCATCCGCGCCATACCCAAATCCTATTTCCAGGCCGCTGCCAATCTGGGCGCGCCCCCGGCCAGCGCCTTCCTCCGCGTGATCCTGCCCTTGACCCTGCCAGGCATCTGGGCCGGCGCCTTCATCGTGTTCATCCTGTCGATCGGCTATTACATCACCCCGGCGCTGGTCGGCGGGCCGAGCGACCAGATGATCAGTTCTTTCATCGCCTTCTACACGAACCAGTCGGTGAACTGGTCGCTTGCCTCTGCATTGAGCGCCTGGCTGCTCGGCGGCATGCTGGTGCTGGTGATGGTCAGCCAGCGTTTTGTCGGCCCGATGATCAAGAGGGCGACATGA
- a CDS encoding ABC transporter permease encodes MNREPASGWTLLVRGFAALVFAFLLLPLLVLIPVSLTSGTLLVLPTPGYSLRWYEDVFHNPLWMNALRNSLIIAAITTSVSVVLGTAAAIGIWRMAPRVRGLALAVVSVPIVTPAVIAAVAMFIFHASLGLGGTMTSIVVAHITIAAPFVVIAVLASLDVFDKRLALAAASLGAPPLSAFRHVMLPILAPGILSGAIFAFLTSFDEIVLVLFLGSPSTRTLPLELFSGIREQMSPSVTVVANLLIVVATAAIIAVEVLRRRATAASTEKAAVPAH; translated from the coding sequence ATGAATCGCGAACCGGCCAGTGGATGGACATTGCTGGTGCGCGGCTTTGCGGCGCTGGTCTTTGCCTTCCTGCTCCTGCCGTTGCTGGTGCTGATCCCGGTGTCGCTCACCTCCGGCACGCTGCTGGTCCTGCCGACCCCGGGCTATTCGCTGCGTTGGTATGAGGATGTGTTCCACAACCCGCTCTGGATGAACGCCCTGCGCAACAGCCTCATCATCGCCGCGATTACCACCTCGGTGTCGGTCGTGCTGGGCACGGCCGCGGCGATCGGCATATGGCGGATGGCGCCGCGAGTTCGCGGTCTTGCGCTGGCCGTGGTGAGCGTGCCGATCGTCACCCCGGCCGTGATCGCCGCCGTTGCCATGTTCATCTTCCATGCGAGCCTCGGGCTCGGCGGAACCATGACCAGCATCGTGGTGGCTCACATCACCATTGCAGCACCCTTTGTCGTCATTGCCGTGCTGGCGAGCCTCGACGTCTTCGACAAACGCCTGGCGCTCGCCGCCGCCAGCCTCGGCGCGCCGCCACTCTCGGCGTTCCGTCACGTCATGCTGCCCATCCTGGCGCCGGGAATCCTGTCAGGCGCGATCTTTGCGTTCCTCACCTCGTTCGACGAGATCGTGCTCGTGCTTTTCCTGGGCAGCCCGAGCACACGCACCCTGCCGCTGGAGCTGTTCAGCGGCATCCGGGAACAGATGAGCCCGTCCGTTACCGTGGTGGCCAACCTCCTCATCGTCGTGGCGACCGCCGCGATCATCGCGGTCGAGGTGCTGCGCCGGCGCGCCACGGCGGCAAGCACCGAGAAAGCTGCAGTGCCAGCGCATTGA